Below is a genomic region from bacterium.
ATGTTCTCGAAGGACCGGAGGAAGTTCTCCTTGGCCTTGGGGTCTCCCATCATGCGCTCGAAGCTCTCCAGCACGTCGCCCAATTGGCTGAAGGTCTGGTCCAGGTTGTTGGAATCCTTGCCCACCAACACGTCGCCCTTCTCAAGATCGGGCCCCGTCCCCAGGTCGGCCATGACCTGGACATAGCGGGAACCCAGCATGCCGGCGCTATAGAGGCAGATCTGCGAATCCTTGTGGAGATGGAGGTCCGGATTGTTGAGGTAAAGGTCCACCAGGGCCTGGTTGTTGCCGATGCGGATGTCCTTCACATAACCCACCTTGATGCCCCCGGCGTATTCGACCGGGGCATTGACCTTCAGGTCCCCCAGGAAATTGAAGGAAACGGTGACCACCCGGCCCCCGCCCCCGAACTGGAAATTATTGATGAAAAGGAGGGCCACCATGAGCACCAAAAGGGCCAGGATCGTCATGAGCCCGACCTTGAACTCCAGGCTCCATTGATGGTTGTGGTTGAGTTCCGGCATGTTCCCCTCTAGCGGACCGGCATGGGCCCTTCGACGCTGCCCGTCACGAACTGGTGAACGAAGGGATTCGGACTGTTGCGGATCTCGTCGGGGGTCCCGATCCCGACGATTTTTCCATCATATATCATGGCAATTCGGTTGGCCACTTTGTAGGCGCTGTGCATGTCGTGGGTCACGACGACGGACGTGACCCCCAATTTCTTCTGCATGTCGAGCACCAGGTCGTTGATGGCCTCCGACGAGACCGGGTCCAATCCCGAGGTCGGCTCGTCGTAGAGGATGATCTCCGGCTCCACCGCGATGGCGCGGGCCAGTCCCACGCGCTTGCGCATGCCGCCGGAAAGCTGGGCGGGCTTGAGGTCGAGGAGATTGTCCTTCAGTCCCACCAGCTCCAGCTTGCGTTTCACCGTTTCGACGGCCTGGGGCAGGGGCGTCTTGAAATCCCGCAACAACCGGAAGGCCACGTTCTCGAAGACCGTCAGGGAATCGAAAAGGGCCGCGTATTGGAAGACCACGCCCATCTTCTTGCGGAGCTCGTTGACCTCCTGCTCCTTCAAGATTCCCACGTTCTGCCCCTCGACCCAGACCTCCCCCGAATCGGGCGAAAGGAGCCCGGCGATGTGCTTCAGGATGGTGCTCTTCCCCACGCCGGAACGGCCGATGATGACCAGGGTCTCGCCCTCGAAGACCTCCAGGGTGATGTCATCCAGGACCTTCCGGTCGCCGAAGCGCTTGCTGACGTTCAGGAGCCGGATCATGGATTTGTTCATGGCGGCCCCTAGATGTGCAACGCGATGAGGATCGCGTTGAGGAAATAGTCGGAGATGAGGATCAGCATGAAGGAGAAGACCACCGCGTTGGTGGTGGCGCGGCCCACGCCCTCGGCCCCGTTGGTGGTGGCAAAACCCTGCCGGCAGGCCACGATGGCGATGATGGCCCCGAAGAACATCCCCTTGATGACCC
It encodes:
- a CDS encoding MlaD family protein; the protein is MPELNHNHQWSLEFKVGLMTILALLVLMVALLFINNFQFGGGGRVVTVSFNFLGDLKVNAPVEYAGGIKVGYVKDIRIGNNQALVDLYLNNPDLHLHKDSQICLYSAGMLGSRYVQVMADLGTGPDLEKGDVLVGKDSNNLDQTFSQLGDVLESFERMMGDPKAKENFLRSFENMNKTTDQLLELTLRSRSKVEKMLDDLSKSSGDVTQIVASGQRISKNLEKLTDSLEKQKLDQSLKNLNNTLQVMNDLSNDIKDGKGAVGVLLKDEKVGQDLRDMVEDLKAHPWKLLWKK
- a CDS encoding ABC transporter ATP-binding protein, with product MNKSMIRLLNVSKRFGDRKVLDDITLEVFEGETLVIIGRSGVGKSTILKHIAGLLSPDSGEVWVEGQNVGILKEQEVNELRKKMGVVFQYAALFDSLTVFENVAFRLLRDFKTPLPQAVETVKRKLELVGLKDNLLDLKPAQLSGGMRKRVGLARAIAVEPEIILYDEPTSGLDPVSSEAINDLVLDMQKKLGVTSVVVTHDMHSAYKVANRIAMIYDGKIVGIGTPDEIRNSPNPFVHQFVTGSVEGPMPVR